One region of Microtus ochrogaster isolate Prairie Vole_2 unplaced genomic scaffold, MicOch1.0 UNK18, whole genome shotgun sequence genomic DNA includes:
- the Prkag2 gene encoding 5'-AMP-activated protein kinase subunit gamma-2 isoform X10, which produces MLEKLEFQEEAEDSESGVYMRFMRSHKCYDIVPTSSKLVVFDTTLQVKKAFFALVANGVRAAPLWESKKQSFVGMLTITDFINILHRYYKSPMVQIYELEEHKIETWRELYLQETFKPLVNISPDASLFDAVYSLIKNKIHRLPVIDPISGNALYILTHKRILKFLQLFMSDMPKPAFMKQNLDELGIGTYHNIAFIHPDTPIIKALNIFVERRISALPVVDESGKVVDIYSKFDVINLAAEKTYNNLDITVTQALQHRSQYFEGVVKCNKLETLETIVDRIVRAEVHRLVVVNEADSIVGIISLSDILQALILTPAAGAKQKEPEAE; this is translated from the exons CAGAAGACTCAGAAAGTGGCGTTTATATGCGATTCATGAGGTCACACAAATGTTATGACATCGTTCCAACCAGTTCAAAGCTTGTTGTCTTCGACACTACGTTGCAA GTTAAAAAGGCCTTCTTTGCCTTAGTAGCCAACGGAGTCCGAGCGGCACCTCTGTGGGAAAGTAAAAAGCAGAGCTTTGTAG GAATGCTCACTATTACAGACTTTATAAATATACTGCACAGATACTATAAATCGCCTATG GTACAGATTTATGAATTAGAGGAACATAAGATTGAAACGTGGAGGG AGTTGTACTTACAAGAAACCTTCAAGCCTTTGGTGAATATCTCTCCAGATGCAAG CCTCTTCGATGCTGTATACTCGTTgatcaaaaataaaatccacagatTGCCAGTTATTGACCCTATCAGTGGGAATGCACTTTATATACTTACCCACAAAAGAATCCTCAAGTTCCTCCAGCTTTTT ATGTCTGATATGCCAAAGCCTGCCTTCATGAAGCAGAACCTGGATGAACTTGGAATAGGAACGTACCACAATATTGCCTTCATTCACCCGGACACTCCGATCATCAAAGCCTTGAACATCTTTGTGGAGAGACGGATATCAGCTCTGCCTGTGGTGGATGAGTCAG gaaAAGTTGTAGATATTTATTCCAAGTTTGATGTAatt AATCTTGCTGCTGAGAAAACATATAATAACCTAGACATCACGGTGACCCAGGCCCTGCAGCACCGCTCACAGTATTTTGAGGGTGTGGTGAAGTGCAATAAGCTGGAAACACTGGAGACCATCGTGGACAGGATAGTAAGAGCCGAG GTCCATCGGCTGGTGGTAGTGAATGAAGCAGATAGTATTGTGGGTATTATCTCCCTGTCAGACATCCTGCAAGCCCTGATCCTCACACCAGCAG
- the Prkag2 gene encoding 5'-AMP-activated protein kinase subunit gamma-2 isoform X11, translating to MRFMRSHKCYDIVPTSSKLVVFDTTLQVKKAFFALVANGVRAAPLWESKKQSFVGMLTITDFINILHRYYKSPMVQIYELEEHKIETWRELYLQETFKPLVNISPDASLFDAVYSLIKNKIHRLPVIDPISGNALYILTHKRILKFLQLFMSDMPKPAFMKQNLDELGIGTYHNIAFIHPDTPIIKALNIFVERRISALPVVDESGKVVDIYSKFDVINLAAEKTYNNLDITVTQALQHRSQYFEGVVKCNKLETLETIVDRIVRAEVHRLVVVNEADSIVGIISLSDILQALILTPAAGAKQKEPEAE from the exons ATGCGATTCATGAGGTCACACAAATGTTATGACATCGTTCCAACCAGTTCAAAGCTTGTTGTCTTCGACACTACGTTGCAA GTTAAAAAGGCCTTCTTTGCCTTAGTAGCCAACGGAGTCCGAGCGGCACCTCTGTGGGAAAGTAAAAAGCAGAGCTTTGTAG GAATGCTCACTATTACAGACTTTATAAATATACTGCACAGATACTATAAATCGCCTATG GTACAGATTTATGAATTAGAGGAACATAAGATTGAAACGTGGAGGG AGTTGTACTTACAAGAAACCTTCAAGCCTTTGGTGAATATCTCTCCAGATGCAAG CCTCTTCGATGCTGTATACTCGTTgatcaaaaataaaatccacagatTGCCAGTTATTGACCCTATCAGTGGGAATGCACTTTATATACTTACCCACAAAAGAATCCTCAAGTTCCTCCAGCTTTTT ATGTCTGATATGCCAAAGCCTGCCTTCATGAAGCAGAACCTGGATGAACTTGGAATAGGAACGTACCACAATATTGCCTTCATTCACCCGGACACTCCGATCATCAAAGCCTTGAACATCTTTGTGGAGAGACGGATATCAGCTCTGCCTGTGGTGGATGAGTCAG gaaAAGTTGTAGATATTTATTCCAAGTTTGATGTAatt AATCTTGCTGCTGAGAAAACATATAATAACCTAGACATCACGGTGACCCAGGCCCTGCAGCACCGCTCACAGTATTTTGAGGGTGTGGTGAAGTGCAATAAGCTGGAAACACTGGAGACCATCGTGGACAGGATAGTAAGAGCCGAG GTCCATCGGCTGGTGGTAGTGAATGAAGCAGATAGTATTGTGGGTATTATCTCCCTGTCAGACATCCTGCAAGCCCTGATCCTCACACCAGCAG